GACCATTGACATCATCAAAGAAGCTAACAACATCATCATCACTCCAGgtacacactgaacacacaacacaagaGAGGCACCTGTAGAAGTTAGACGGAGCTTCCGCATCTGACAAGTGAAGTAAAAATACTTTAAACCTGCaatctttctaacagccagcagggggcgacttcTCTGGTTGCAAAATTAAGTCTGATCATATCAGCAAATGACCCGACTTCTCACTTAATCTACTACCTCAGTTAACATTTTCTTAATGAGTTAATGATCTCAATATCTAATTTAAAGCCTCTTCAATACAGCAAAGTGTCAATTTTCTAAACTACGATcctttttttagaagaaaatggATGATAAAGTCTGAGATGGCAACTACCAAGTGGCAAACTAAAGGGTTCAAAACGGTCCAAAAAGTGACGGGTGACCTCATGGTGGCTGTGTTCATCATTTATATACGATTAGAGGTTAAAGGAGACTAATGAAGCTTCAAAAAGAGCTGTAGAGCAAACTACAAAGGTCTGATTGTGTTAATTTTTATCTTAAGTTGTTGCATTTTcagagagaaaatgtgttgattttgcacAGTTTCCTCTTGAGCCACAAAACTTTCAGACAACTTTTCTTATCATATACAGAAGTAGCTATTTAAAGAGACACATATACAGATTTTATGAGCAAAATCAGTGTTCAGCATTCCATTTAAATGTTCAGGTAAGCCCAGGTAGCCATTAATGCATCAGAGGAACACCAGGGAGGCATTTCAAGTTCCTCTCTGGTTACTGATTGaatctttagaaaaaaaaaagtataccGTAGATGCATCTGTACTTTTTGAAAATGCTCCTCACTTGTGGACTTCTTTCCTTTGCACCGTTTTGTGTCACTAGCAAAACGatcaagcaaaaataaaatcgaTATTAGCCAAAAATGAAACTTCctgcatcaaaatgaaggaGTGACTCTTACTCTTTTACCTGCTACTTTAAAATGTGGAGATGTATGAAGTCCCCACTTCTATTTCCATTCACTTCTCTCTCattgctgcagctcaagcacaccagctcacttcaGACTCTGCTCAAATACCATAAAATTACTCACTGTTACCCAATGGCAGGTTGTAacattggagtaattcagtcaGACATGTCAGAAGTGGAAACTATAGTATAGTAAATAAATGGAATCTGCATGTCAATTTTACTGGTTGCTCAGATTTGTTACATACGAAACCCCGaaagtctgaatccatgtttgCTAGTCTATTAAGGTAGAAATGCTCTACCGTGACCACTTATTTTTCCAGTATATAAAAAAACCTTCAAATGGACATATTAACAATGTGACtaactagatttttttttcaccagagGGGTCTTTAAACACAGTCCAGGAAGTATAATTAACATTTTGAACAGTTCAAAACGATTCCACAGTTGGATATAAGAATAGACAAAGTTGGTTTATTCATTGCTAttgcagcattttaaatgttCTAAAGGCTAATTTTCTACAGACATTTAAGCCCATGCACACGTGTTTCGTAGCAGAGAGCGTAGATACTCCTGAAAAGTCTGGAGCCTTTGGGTGAGACAAGCGTAGAAAGAAGTTTGGGCCGACATAAGAGACCGAGGTGAAGCACAACATCACCATCAGTCTCTCATGACGGCGTGAATCCTGCtctgtgctccagctgcagcttttcaAACTGTCTCCATCGATAACGTCACCCGTCTCTCATCTGATTAAATTCACCTGAGCCTGATTGCGCTGCCAAAACGTGGATCCAAAAAGCAAAAGATCAGGACTGATGGTTGATTAATTGAACTCGGAATGCCTCGTGAACCACAAGAGGGAGTAGTTTCCTTACAAATGATCCTTCAGGCACCTGGTCGCCGAGCCTAAAAGACTGGAGGGggtttgtatttgtgtgagaTAATGCCCACATCTTGATTTACTAACCAGAAAAAGGCAGGCTTGTCTGACGGCTGAGTAGTTGTTGAGTGGCCTGAGCGAGAGGAACCACTCGGAATGCCTTGGATGCTGGGACTGCTGTTGTTTTCCAGTGGCTCCGAACCAACGCAAGGACAGCTGTGTGGTCCAACATGCTGCTCTGATTAGAGAAACAGTGAAAAGTCATAAGCACTGTCGAGTCCAGACTCAGGACTTCTCCATTGTGCTGTGAGCAACAAAGCACGGCGGTGAGGAAACAGAAGGCTCCGGTTGTCTGGGGAATTAGAAGATACGGGTTACAAGTgactgaagaaagaaagaaaagcccTCTAGATTAGGGGCGATGCTGAACTCTACGAGGTGCCTGACCACCAGGGTTAAATGGGGGTTATACAGACGCAGGGAAAACAGTTCTTTGCACGCAGGGGACCCGAATGCACGCCACACTTACAAGTTTCCCTCAGAAAAATGTCTCTTGGACCACTGAACTGTTGTGATTTAATACAGCGAGGAGACTTGTGGTGGACGAGGACAAAAGAACAAGAACGACTCTAGAGGAATAACCGGGTTTATTGTTGTCCTGCTGgattgttgtgcttttattttagaATGAACAATGGTTGTCAACGGTGCATCATTTCCAATAGGGAtataaacaaaagcacaaatccAGAATATAAAATGCTGTAGGACAGAGgcgtcaaactcattttagttcaggttccacattcagcccagtgtGATCTCCAGTGatccagaccagtaaaatcacagcataataactgataaatagccacaactccacatttttactttgttttggtgcaaaaatgTACGTTCTGAAAAAGTTCACATTAAAGGAAttctctttttacaaaacatcatgagcaACCcaaagtttctttaaaaacaagttcaatttcaacaacattcagcctcagtttatcatttacgcattatattttacagttcagtgtctacaaaggaatgaaacatttagtcacagctatctggaactgaacaacttagtattttattttatgatcaaaatgacagtattcagacaaaaaaacaacaacaacatgacaaaaaagtttcaaaaatgagacacaaaatgacaaaagcaagaaaattagacaaatgacacgaaccAAAATGAGAGACAACAAAGCTtgacacaaaacgagacaaaattacacaaacgaaacaaaaaatgacaaaaaaaatagacaaacacaagcgagacaaaatgacacaaacgatacacaaaacaagaggcaaacgacaaaagtcagacacaaaaacaaaagcaagagaaaatatgacaaaaatgagacacaaaatgacaaaaatgggacactaaatgacaaaagcgtggggaaaaaatgagacaaatgacatggagacaaaaaaattagacaaagttACAGTGACAAAAATGGGCAAACGAGACAAacgaaaaaaatagacaaacacaagcgagacaaaaatacaaaacaacaaaaacatgaaaaacgacaaaagtcagacaaagaaaacaacaaaatattacaaaaatgagacacaaaatgacaaaagaacaatctggtattttactttatgatcaaaacaacttgtcatggtctggaaattattttaaatttataattttactaatttacaatctgcaggtaatgtcttctctgtaatttttacaaagtcgtcccactGGCAAAATTGGACTCTCTGGAGGACCGCATTTGggccgcgggccgcatgtttgacaccccggCTGTAGGATAACAGAAGGGGATTGCTAAATCTGGAGATCAATGGTGCAGTAATTCATAAGACtgatgtatgtttttgtgtttaggTTGGGGTCTGTGTGCAGCCAAAGCCCAGTACCCGATTGCAGACATGGTGAAGATGCTGACTGAACAGGGAAAGGCTGTCAGGTAAGAAGTTCAAAAGGTCTGCTTCCACTGCTGCACTTTACAAGCAATCTGAAGTTCGTTAGAAAGAGAcaggtttctttttttactgctgGAACCATCGATGAGGGAGCAGCGTGAGTTTAATGATTCTTTTCCATCCATCTCCGACAGGTTCGGTATCCACCCAGTGGCTGGTCGTATGCCCGGCCAGCTGAACGTCCTCCTGGCCGAGGCCGGCGTTCCCTATGATGTGGTCCTGGAGATGGATGAGATCAACGAAGACTTCCCAGGCAAAACCCTTTTAAGATGAATTCTATGGGGAACTGTTGTGTTTACTGCTCCACAGTTGTCATTTTCTCAGGAAAAACGGTGACTAGATGATCGGCCGTGTGTCGTAAATGCGTCCACCTTTTGACGTGCACTTGGAGCGGCCACATGTTGTGTCTGGATGTTTAATCGTGTTGTGTTATTAGGACAACAGTTGTTTTCTTAGCAACCTGGCATGCCGTCCGAGACACATGGTTGTGTTTATTACGCACGGAGATTAGTGTGACGCAGGGCTTTGTGTGCTCGTCTGTCTTGTGTATAATAGTGTAAATGTTTGTGACCCACAGAGACGGACTTGACGTTGGTTATCGGAGCCAATGACACGGTGAACTCTGCGGCACAAGAAGATCCCAACTCTATAATTGCTGGCATGCCCGTCTTGGAGGTGTGGAAGTCCAAGCAGGTCAGTTTATCTTAACCTACTGaactccaaaaccccaaaatgtCAGGCTTCAAAGACACGTCGTCACAGTTCCACCGTTTGTCAGAGACTGTGAAAGGGGAAAGAATATCAGATGGTTCTCGAGCTAATCATCTCTGATAGGCTGAAACTTTCCCAAATAAGCTTTAAAATTTTGATGTCctataaaaatcattttattctataaaacaacaaacattgcTCTTGTTGCTGCAACCTTGAAGCCATAGAACTGAGCTGCAACAAAAtcggttgaactgcagactgtgtttacacaaTGCAGAGGAAACACATTAATTAGTAAAATATATACAGTTtgtagagtcaccatttttATCCAGTATTTATAACATTATTGGGCTCTTGGAAAAtatggaatcacaggagtgccataataaaagataaatctgtttaaaaaaaggaaataaatgtgtaaatataaataaacgataaatctattttttaaaacaaggaaattgatgtgtaaatataaagaaaaataaataaaaataaatctgttaaaatacgtaaatgtgtaaatgcagaggaataaataaagaaataaatgtgtaaatataaagaggaataaataaaagaataataagtgttaaaaaatatggaaataaatgtgtaaatacaaagacaaataaatagaaaaaataaaaaaaatctgttaaaataaagaaaatgtgtgactataaagaataaaaataaataaatgaatacaaaacATCTGGAAATATAAAGGTAAGTTTTGACAGCTCATTCTATCTTTTGCAAAGACAAAATTagattttatatttcattatttattcctttacacatttatttcctttaaaaataaacacatttatcttttattatggcAATCCTGTGATTccactggaaaaatgttgtacatattAATGTCAGACACCcccttttttaaattatttttatgaaagtactaattggaaaaaaaaatctactttaatttttattttcctttttttaaaaattgtattcaTACTATAACTGTAATACTGCAAAGGCTAAATTTGATTTCCCTgcacttctagtcatggttgtgctgtttccatgaaggtgcaggactttatattgcagtcaaaaatgaacccacaagtagcacccagaaactgctttaaAAGTGATAAATGAAGCTTAAAATGTGTCGATTAGGACTTGATTTTGACAGTTACGGTACAAAAAGTGATCGTGAACGCCTTTTCTCTCTTAAATTCCACTCCAGGTGATCGTGATGAAGCGTACGTTGGGCGTCGGCTACGCTGCCGTCGACAACCCCATTTTCTACAAACCCAACACCTCCATGCTGCTGGGAGACGCCAAGAAGACCTGCGACAGTCTGCAAGCCAAGATCAGAGAGGCCTTCTACTAGTTACACTTATTATCACTGTGTACAGCACTTCTTAAGTAGACTGACATACGGTATGTGTCCAGCAGTGATTTTAAggatatgtatattttttggaGAACAGTTTTATTGGGTTTGTAACAAACGCAGCTCCATCGCCGAGGTGGGGAAGATTCCGAACACGAATTCTTGAAAATAAGGGACATGAATTAGTTAAACACAAATATGTActgatttgtaaataaaatatttaaacgTATCTAAAGTTTTTCGTTTTTGCACTTCAATTCCGTTTTTTATAGAAAAATCATAGCTTCAACAGAAAATTTCCCCGTAGAAACTGCGCCATATGTGTTCCACTTCTTTCCAGAATATTCTGAATCCTTGAACATTTTGACTTCAAGCTCAAAACTGAAGTTTTTTCTTAATTCTTTGCGTGTTTCTCAGACAGCTTTATTCCATTTTTATGCCATGATCCAGTCTTTGTTGCAACTGcagattttcattcattcatgcaacatttttagactttttcttgttttattgcaTATTCTTATACAACTGATATCACAGCAtcttaaaagaaataaaaactcagccacaaaataaaaaaaaaaaaaaaaaaggacatcaTACGTGGGATTACAAATGAATCTCATCCTTCAGTCTCtgatttcagcattttccagCAGAAGTCTTAGCTTTGTTGATAACCGAGTGCAGGTAGGAGTAGAAGAAGAGCAGGTTGTCGTATTCTCCACTGTACTCCTGAGCGAGGCAACTCTCGTGGAAGTCCTTGAGGAAATAATAAATGGCCTCGATGGTAGCTAGGTAGGTGTCCGGTTTGCCCTTCTGACGGCGccagaaacatgtttttctcatctTCAGCTCTACCTGGAGCAAATCTGTGGGAGAACACGTCAGAAAGCACACGAGAACAGCGTGAGATCATGTTCAGCTACTCCTAATGATCACCACGAGTCTTTGAAAAGCTGCACTCTTTCATGATTACCCTGCAGCCTCTCGTCTGTGCTGATCTTGTTGGTCTGGTTCCATGTGCTGTCAATGAAGACCACCTTCTGTAGGGGATGCACCCTTGACTCCGAGCTCTTTGCTTCATCTGGGCTTCCCGACTCCGAGTTCTTCGCGGGACCTTGAACCTCCTCGCTTTTCCGCCTCTTTACGCAGGGTTCATCGGAGGAGTCGTTGCTCCCGTCACGTAAACGCTGCATCATGTGTTGAACCGAAACGGCTCCTGGACCCGGGAACACCAGCACTACCTGGAGAGAGAGCAGAGCGAAACACAATCTGTTTTCCTAACGTATGTTGTTTCTACCGTGCAGTGATTTTTATAAGTTTAGGAAGCCGTGAAACAGAGGTAAACAGTTTGACAGAAGGCAAAGCTGAACACACGAGAGCATTCGGTTTGGTGAAATGGACGGGAAAGCAAGAGgaaaaaatgagttttaaacTGTCAAATACAATAAAGATACGCGCTGTGTAAACTAAAACCACTGGAATTCTGCAAAGTCAAGTGAAATTAGAGAAACTGACTGTATCTGATATGATCAAATTTAAACTTGTCAAGCATCGAATCTGGAAATGCAGCAACTCAAAGTTCTAAATATTTGAAAGACTCCATGTTTTTTCACTacgaaactgtaaaaaaatcgAAAATTAGCTGCACAAAAGTACATAATGCGTGAATTTAGTGGATATTTACAGCATGAAAACAAGACTAAAACGCAGCTGCTTGCATTCCCACCTGTTCAGACCTGCTTTTAATACAGAATACAAACTTATTTTTATGATGCACCTCTCTTTtaatgtttgctgattttataCGTAAAGTGTCTTTGAATGTTTTGAAGTGcgctacacaaataaaatgcattattatttataattaaaatataaatgaatacaGTGAACATGACGCATTGACAAGAATGATCCTAAAAGGTGAGAGAAAAAATATGAAGACAGCCTAGAGGAGAAACAACTTATCAATCGGGTGATAAAAAGAAAGTAATTGGCAACTACTTGGAtaaaattttggggattttagaCAAAATACACTAAATATTCACTcgtttaataaataaatgaggatTTTCTTTATATAGTGTATTCGtaaattgaatatctttggatGATACAGGACTTTTGGAGCTGTTGCTTTTGACTTCTAACAGGTAGTTTTTGCTTTTACttgtccttttttatttttaaaggtcCAACAATGAATCAGTTCCCTTCATTCTCTGCTTTCTTTGCCCTCATTTCCTTCAGATCTCTCCTATATCTATCCAGCAAAGGTAaaagaaaaagccaaaaaatgaaCTTAAAGGTGGAAGATTTAAATGAACTCCGTCATTTGGTGATAAAAACAACTAACCTTGTCCTTTTCATACTCGGGGATACAGGGGTACGTATAAATGGTGACGTCACCGGGTGCTAGAATCTTGGCGTGGATGGCGGTGCTCTTGCCATCTGTCTCGTTGGGATGTTTGATGATGTCTATCTTCACGGGAAGCTGAGCACAACGTGAAATATGTAGTCACATCCAGGAGACGGTTACAGTTAAACCACACCCAAAAAATTCAGAGATCTCACATCGAAGACATAACATCTTCCACCACATTAAGGCACTGCTGTGAGTGTTACTCCACTGCTCTGGTAAAAGAACAATCAAGGCAGCCCTAACCTCCTACTGACCTTTAATGAGGGGATTTCTTGTGGGCTGACACCCACTAATGTGCAGCATGTGTAGCAGAAGAACATCCTTGATCCTCCACATTTAGAGCACTTCAACCTGCCCCTGTGCTGCGCTTCCTCCAGCACCGCATGTGACGCCAATTTTAGACCTTGGAGAGGCTGCTTGGCGAGCTCACGAGCATCCGATGAATCACTGGAGACTGTTGTTTTGTTACGGCAACCAGGATGGAGACGCTGGTCCTGGTCCAGACGACTCATGCTTGCTCTTTAGATGTTGACAGACTCGGAATATGTTGGCTGGACATTCAAAGCTGGGGAcgaaacaaatgagacaaaaattaacAGACATAAATAATCCAACATTTGCGAAGCTTTAGAATTAGGTGGTGCAATAATGTGGAAAAGCCATTTATTGAGATGGTGGGTATTCCAAAGGTCAGAGGAGGGTTTTTTCAGACAAATTAATGGAACTAAGCTGGCTAAAATTGGGTATATAAAATaattatagatagatagatagatagatagatagatagatagatactttattgatcctacagcggggaaattttcgatgttacagcagcaaatagtATAACATTAACACTGCAATGAGACTGTATCAGAAATAGGATTTTAATTTATGATCGAGTCTGAATGCTGTCCTGTTATAAAGTTTCCTATGAATTAAATCACATACAAAATCTAGTTTCATATCACAAACTTTCTGTTACAGGACTCGTCAATCAGTACTTTCCTTTTCAGAAAAGAAGCTGTCTTGTCATTTGACTTTCGCCTAGCCAATACAATTAATCTACATACAGATAAGTGACAATTTAAAGCAAGATTATGAACCCTTGACCCAAAAAGTGAGGGAATCTACTGCCTCTGTTTTGCTGCTGGCCTCAGTTGGGTCCCAGCAAATCAACACAAAGTGATCAGAACCTGTGATGAAACACGTCTATCCTGATGGGAGAGTTCTCTTCCAGGATAGAACCATCATCTCCATGGTTTAAAAGACCTTGAAGATGATGTTAATCATATGGCATTtccttcacagtcaccagatcgcAAACCAACTAAACACCGAAGTGAGTGTTTGGACCGATTCTCTCCAAGACCATTATCAGAACACCAAATAAGGGAAAATCTTTTGGAAGAATGCTGTTTCATCCTTGCAGGAGAGttccagagacttggagaatcaatgccAAAGTGCATCGATGTTGTTCTTATCAAACACTTTATgttgtttctttcctcctttaatGAATCACCCGTCTGTATGAATAATTCACTGATATGAGGATTGTAAGACTCTTATTTCttggaatttaattttaactttaTTGCTATTTCAAACACACtatatatttttgaatttttattccTATTGGcttttcttgtagttttttttatttgccagGAATAAattccaccatcatcatcagtaATACAATTCACTGACCTTATCTGACTGTTCTTTAGAGTGAACTCCTCTCGAAAGTCTTTCTGCTCCTATTCACACTGAGTGATTAATGATCTCTTCTGGCAGCACATTATTCATTCCCAGTGCTAGTATGAAAGCATCAACACTCAGGCTCAAAATACTGTCACATTATGAGCAGAGACACGGCGCCAAACATATCTTAAGTGTTTTTCAAGCATTTTAAGAGAGCAATGCTTCAAAAACAGGATAAATGGCTAATGGTCAAGGCTTGTTGATGTTTGACACTAACTTGAAGTGAACATTAGCATTAGTGACTGGATATAAAGTGAGCTACACCCAGCTGTTTACAATTTAGATAGAGAACAACATGCAGTTAACATAtctctctttgttttcctttctagCTCTGACAGCAGGCTACAAACTCACATCTGCCCCAGCTTTAACACTACCTCATCTCCCAGTGAAGCTAGCTTCTGTTAGCATGTCCTTAGCATGTACGGCTACCAACGTAAGCAGACACAATAATCATAAACACTACTCAAGTTAGCTAACAGAAAACATCCCACCGAGACAGACGgctgtgtgttttcagctcAGTTAAATCCACTAGCTCACAATCGTGATACAAACGTGCCTAccagtgtctgctaaatgatgCGCACCAGCGTCTTCTTCTACGCCGGAAGTGCTGCTCCGTTTTCAGTTAGCTGTTGCTAAGCAGCGAACGTGTCGAGGCGGACAGAAGAAGAACTGCACAGAAGAAGGCACTCATACACAAATACTGTTAATTAAATACAAGAAAACTGCCAGCTGTCAGGTAGTATTCATAATTTAAGCAGAGAAGCCCGTGTTAGCCAGTCAAATAAGCATCCACGTTAAAGCTAGCTTGAAATAGTCACTCAAAATAGTTAATGATGGCTCAAACTAACTGGAACTGTTTTCTCAGGACCCTTGTCTATCGCGACAGCGCCACCTACCGAAGTGCTTGGTCGCGAAACTTTCCAACTTCTAGTGTTAAGGTAGGTCtattccacctaaaatactACTGTGTCTTCAAATTGGTGTAGTTTTAAATCCGTATTTCGCacaaaatattagtttttgttaaaCTATGTAAAGTTGTGCAGATTAATTTAACCTAAAATACAGATTTCAACCAAGTGTGCGTAGTTTTAgagattttttccatttcaaagcCTTTTCCAGCTGAAATGCTACTTGTTATCCAAGTACTTTaacttttaaaggtttatttcactCAAATACACAACTTGTGGTttgaaaggtttattccactcaAAACACCACTTTCTGTCCAattagatacacacgtggacaaaattgttggtacccctcagttaaagaaggaaaaacccacaattctcactgaaatcacttgaaactcacaaaagtaacgataaataaaaatttattgaaaattaaataatcaaaaacagccattacttttgaattgttgattaacataattatttaaaaaaacaaactaatgaaacaggcctggacaaaaatgatggtacctctataaaagattgaaaactatttgaccagagtgacatgattaactcaggtgtgtcatttaattgacatcacaggtgtttccaaactcataatcagtcagtctgcctatttaaagggagacaagtagtcaccctgctgtttggtgaaaaggtgtgtaccacactgaacatggacaacagaaagcgaaggagagaattgtcccaggacatccgaaaaaaaatgatagacaaacatcttaaaggtaaaggctat
This genomic interval from Acanthochromis polyacanthus isolate Apoly-LR-REF ecotype Palm Island chromosome 2, KAUST_Apoly_ChrSc, whole genome shotgun sequence contains the following:
- the dtwd1 gene encoding tRNA-uridine aminocarboxypropyltransferase 1 translates to MSRLDQDQRLHPGCRNKTTVSSDSSDARELAKQPLQGLKLASHAVLEEAQHRGRLKCSKCGGSRMFFCYTCCTLVGVSPQEIPSLKLPVKIDIIKHPNETDGKSTAIHAKILAPGDVTIYTYPCIPEYEKDKVVLVFPGPGAVSVQHMMQRLRDGSNDSSDEPCVKRRKSEEVQGPAKNSESGSPDEAKSSESRVHPLQKVVFIDSTWNQTNKISTDERLQDLLQVELKMRKTCFWRRQKGKPDTYLATIEAIYYFLKDFHESCLAQEYSGEYDNLLFFYSYLHSVINKAKTSAGKC